A single Microbacterium protaetiae DNA region contains:
- a CDS encoding siderophore-interacting protein: MTDAATEASTLFYRAGGRNRFTAREAIVTAVSNPTAEYVRVTLTGPDFGDFPDAGPSDHVRTFFPDPATGELVAPVAAGPGQDGITRPDRATFGRDFTPLNVRDENGRRLVDIDILRHESPGPAAQFGAQAVVGSRLVLVGPRGSRQATQNAPRVVLVVDGTSLPAAGRWLADVPASTTVEIIASAFDLDAARAYLRTFADREFALHAAGDDLIAALTAVGVDASSYVFAAGEASTLVPLRRHLRHTLALPREQYTVSGYWRQGVEAWDHHAPIDPADPD; this comes from the coding sequence ATGACGGATGCCGCAACCGAGGCATCGACGCTGTTCTATCGAGCCGGCGGCCGCAACCGCTTCACCGCTCGCGAGGCGATCGTCACAGCGGTGAGCAACCCGACTGCCGAGTACGTGCGGGTCACGCTGACGGGCCCGGACTTCGGCGACTTTCCCGATGCCGGCCCGAGCGACCACGTGCGCACGTTCTTCCCCGATCCGGCCACCGGCGAGCTGGTCGCCCCGGTGGCAGCCGGCCCCGGGCAGGACGGCATCACCCGGCCCGACCGCGCCACTTTCGGGCGCGACTTCACCCCGCTGAACGTGCGCGATGAAAACGGCCGGCGCCTGGTCGACATCGACATTCTGCGCCATGAGAGCCCCGGTCCGGCCGCGCAATTCGGCGCGCAGGCCGTCGTGGGGTCACGCCTGGTGCTGGTCGGACCGCGCGGATCACGGCAGGCGACCCAGAACGCCCCCCGCGTCGTGCTCGTCGTCGACGGCACCTCGCTGCCGGCGGCGGGCCGCTGGCTGGCTGACGTCCCGGCATCCACGACCGTCGAAATCATCGCCTCGGCGTTCGATCTCGACGCGGCGCGCGCGTACCTGCGCACCTTCGCCGACCGTGAGTTCGCGCTGCACGCCGCCGGCGATGACCTCATCGCCGCGCTGACGGCCGTGGGGGTGGATGCCTCAAGCTACGTGTTCGCTGCCGGTGAGGCATCCACTCTCGTGCCGCTGCGCCGGCACCTGCGCCACACCCTGGCGCTGCCGCGTGAGCAGTACACGGTCAGCGGTTACTGGCGGCAGGGTGTCGAGGCGTGGGATCACCACGCCCCAATCGACCCCGCCGACCCCGACTGA
- a CDS encoding PadR family transcriptional regulator, whose translation MKDAALTPLGVMVLALLREGDMHPYEMMRLLRHRREDRMVRITNGTFYHTVARLERDGLIAEVGVDREGNRPERTTYTLTDAGPAALEEWVRSHLAGDGAQNFRVALAEAHNLDRSEVIAEISTRKSALAAEYALMQNGLQSARTRGVSDQYIVELDRHCALLRADLDWTDSLLARLEREDYPWGHEDLTPENLAAREAMRKAAQK comes from the coding sequence ATGAAGGATGCCGCACTCACGCCGCTGGGCGTGATGGTGCTCGCGCTGCTGCGCGAGGGCGACATGCATCCGTACGAGATGATGCGGCTGCTGCGGCACCGTCGTGAGGACCGCATGGTCAGGATCACGAACGGCACGTTCTATCACACGGTCGCCCGGCTCGAACGGGACGGGCTCATCGCTGAGGTGGGCGTCGACCGTGAGGGCAACCGGCCCGAGCGCACCACCTACACGCTCACCGACGCCGGGCCCGCCGCACTGGAGGAGTGGGTGCGATCGCACCTGGCCGGGGACGGCGCGCAGAACTTTCGCGTTGCGCTAGCCGAGGCGCACAACCTCGACCGCTCCGAGGTCATCGCCGAAATCTCCACGAGAAAAAGTGCGCTCGCTGCGGAATACGCATTGATGCAGAACGGGTTGCAGTCTGCACGCACACGCGGCGTCTCTGATCAGTACATCGTCGAACTCGACCGTCACTGCGCGCTGTTGCGCGCCGACCTTGATTGGACCGATTCCCTCCTCGCGCGTCTGGAGCGCGAGGACTATCCGTGGGGGCATGAAGACCTCACCCCCGAAAACCTCGCCGCCCGTGAGGCCATGCGAAAGGCAGCACAGAAGTGA
- a CDS encoding ribonucleoside triphosphate reductase, with the protein MHTSDAVSVASTVEEYLDRSDWRVNANANQGYSLGGLILNASGKLIANYWLNEVYAPEAGEAHRAGDIHIHDLDVFAGYCAGWSLRMLLEEGFNGAPGKIASAPPKHLTSALGQMVNFLGTLQNEWAGAQAFSSFDTYLAPLVRLDSLSYEQVVQALQEFVYNLNVPSRWGTQTPFTNLTFDWTVPDDLAAQHPLIGGVVQQFTYGDLTAEMGVINRAFIEVMSQGDAAGRAFTFPIPTYNITRDFDWDGPNVEALFAMTAKYGLPYFQNFVNSDLDPHMIRSMCCRLQLDVTELLKRGNGLFGSAEQTGSLGVVTVNCARLGFVHAGDEDAVIRRLDELLEIARDSLETKRAVIDGHIAGGLFPYTKRYLGSLQNHFSTIGVNGLNEYVRNVTGDTDDITTERGRALVLRLLDHVRERMVAFQTETGNMYNLEASPAEGATYRFAKEDIARYPGIIHAGTDANPYYTNSSQLPVGWTDDPFEALEQQEQLQAAYTGGTVLHLYMGEALVSATACKNLVRRSLERFRLPYITVTPTFSICPAHGYVSGHHEQCPECGAGCEVWTRVMGYFRPISSFNIGKKGEAAERRYFSQEVAAPEAALAGAS; encoded by the coding sequence ATGCACACATCCGACGCCGTCAGCGTCGCCAGCACCGTCGAGGAGTACCTCGACCGCTCCGACTGGCGGGTGAACGCCAACGCCAACCAGGGGTACTCGCTGGGCGGTCTGATCCTGAACGCCTCGGGCAAGCTCATCGCCAACTACTGGCTGAACGAGGTCTATGCCCCCGAGGCCGGCGAAGCCCACCGCGCCGGCGACATCCACATCCACGACCTCGATGTCTTCGCCGGCTACTGCGCCGGCTGGTCGCTGCGGATGCTTCTCGAAGAAGGCTTCAACGGCGCGCCGGGCAAGATCGCCTCGGCGCCGCCGAAGCACCTGACCAGCGCCCTCGGGCAGATGGTCAACTTCCTGGGCACCCTGCAGAACGAGTGGGCCGGTGCCCAGGCGTTCAGCTCGTTCGACACCTACCTCGCGCCGCTCGTGCGGCTCGACTCCCTCAGCTACGAGCAGGTCGTGCAGGCGCTGCAGGAGTTCGTGTACAACCTCAACGTCCCCTCGCGCTGGGGCACGCAGACGCCGTTCACCAACCTGACCTTCGACTGGACCGTGCCCGATGACCTCGCGGCGCAGCATCCCCTCATCGGCGGCGTCGTGCAGCAGTTCACCTACGGTGATCTCACCGCCGAGATGGGAGTGATAAACCGCGCATTCATCGAGGTGATGAGCCAGGGGGATGCCGCGGGCCGGGCATTCACGTTCCCGATACCCACTTACAACATCACCCGCGACTTCGACTGGGACGGCCCCAACGTCGAGGCGCTGTTCGCCATGACCGCGAAGTACGGCCTGCCGTACTTCCAGAACTTCGTGAACTCCGATCTCGACCCGCACATGATCCGGTCGATGTGCTGCCGCCTGCAGCTGGATGTCACCGAGCTTCTCAAGCGCGGCAACGGACTGTTCGGCTCGGCCGAGCAGACCGGGTCGCTGGGAGTGGTCACCGTCAACTGCGCCCGACTCGGTTTCGTGCATGCGGGAGACGAGGATGCCGTCATCCGGCGCCTCGACGAGCTGCTCGAGATCGCCCGCGACAGCCTGGAGACCAAGCGGGCCGTCATCGACGGGCACATCGCCGGCGGGCTGTTCCCCTACACCAAGCGCTACCTGGGCAGTCTGCAGAACCACTTCTCGACGATCGGGGTCAACGGGCTCAACGAGTACGTGCGCAATGTCACCGGCGACACCGACGACATCACCACCGAGCGCGGCCGCGCGCTGGTGCTGCGCCTGCTCGACCACGTGCGCGAGCGGATGGTCGCCTTCCAGACCGAAACCGGCAACATGTACAACCTCGAGGCCAGCCCCGCCGAGGGGGCGACCTACCGGTTCGCGAAGGAAGACATCGCGCGATACCCCGGCATCATCCACGCCGGCACCGACGCGAACCCGTACTACACCAACAGCTCGCAGCTGCCGGTGGGGTGGACCGACGACCCGTTCGAGGCACTCGAGCAGCAAGAGCAGCTGCAGGCCGCGTACACCGGCGGCACGGTGCTGCACCTGTACATGGGCGAGGCTCTCGTCTCGGCCACAGCGTGCAAGAACCTCGTGCGCCGGTCGCTCGAGCGCTTCCGCCTGCCGTACATCACGGTGACCCCGACGTTCTCGATCTGCCCCGCGCACGGCTACGTGTCGGGGCACCACGAGCAGTGCCCCGAGTGCGGCGCCGGCTGCGAGGTGTGGACGCGGGTGATGGGCTACTTCCGCCCGATCTCGTCGTTCAACATCGGCAAGAAGGGCGAGGCCGCCGAGCGGCGGTACTTCTCCCAAGAGGTCGCCGCGCCCGAAGCGGCGCTGGCCGGAGCGTCATGA
- the hpaD gene encoding 3,4-dihydroxyphenylacetate 2,3-dioxygenase: MTIASRGDSGIPPRRRLADDGNTDPKEKAMLPTWNQNPPFTLTRASHVRLAVTDLSASRDFYRDTVGLVVTEEADDVVYLRGLEESAHHSLVLERAETAQALQIGLRVRTDDDIVAAEKHFAAHGIEHERVELPHQGPTLRFRDPVGTHMELTSSMSLVERKMQNFDEFVAGAPQRIDHYQCVTYDVQAATDFWTGLGMRMSEYTAKDDTDELWGTWMEVKGNTHDLVFTNGRGPRLHHFAYTVPDVSSLMRAADVAGATGFGEEIDRGPGRHGISNAVFLYLRDPDQHRIELFTTHYQFIDLEEQPIRWDISNRRRAQLWGMPASRRWFFEASEFPGENVREPLLTATPDTLEDFLGVH, translated from the coding sequence ATGACTATTGCTTCGAGAGGTGATTCGGGGATTCCGCCACGACGCCGGCTCGCCGACGATGGAAACACCGACCCGAAGGAGAAGGCGATGCTGCCCACCTGGAACCAGAATCCCCCGTTCACCCTCACCCGTGCCAGCCACGTGCGCCTGGCCGTGACCGACCTGAGCGCCAGCCGCGACTTCTATCGCGACACGGTGGGGCTCGTGGTCACCGAAGAGGCCGATGACGTCGTCTACCTGCGTGGACTCGAGGAATCGGCGCACCACAGCCTCGTGCTCGAGCGCGCCGAGACTGCGCAGGCCCTGCAGATCGGGCTGCGGGTGCGCACCGACGACGACATCGTCGCCGCAGAGAAGCACTTCGCCGCGCACGGCATCGAGCACGAGCGCGTCGAGCTGCCGCACCAGGGACCGACCCTGCGCTTTCGCGACCCCGTGGGCACGCACATGGAGCTGACCAGCAGCATGTCGCTCGTCGAGCGCAAGATGCAGAACTTCGATGAGTTCGTCGCCGGTGCCCCGCAGCGCATCGACCACTACCAGTGCGTGACCTACGACGTGCAGGCGGCCACCGACTTCTGGACGGGCCTGGGCATGCGCATGAGCGAGTACACCGCCAAGGACGACACCGACGAGCTGTGGGGCACGTGGATGGAGGTCAAGGGCAACACCCACGATCTCGTCTTCACGAACGGGCGCGGGCCGCGCCTGCACCACTTCGCCTACACGGTGCCCGATGTCTCGTCGCTGATGCGGGCGGCGGATGTCGCCGGTGCGACCGGCTTCGGTGAGGAGATCGACCGGGGACCGGGCCGCCACGGCATCAGCAACGCCGTGTTCCTGTATCTGCGCGACCCCGACCAGCATCGCATCGAACTGTTCACCACGCACTACCAGTTCATCGACCTCGAAGAGCAGCCGATCCGCTGGGACATCAGCAACCGCCGCCGCGCGCAGCTGTGGGGCATGCCCGCCTCACGCCGGTGGTTCTTCGAGGCCAGCGAGTTCCCGGGCGAGAACGTGCGTGAGCCGCTGCTGACGGCCACCCCCGACACGCTCGAGGACTTCCTCGGCGTGCACTGA
- a CDS encoding phosphoribosylaminoimidazolesuccinocarboxamide synthase, which produces MLVVASDRVSSFDYMLEPPIPGKGELLTTLSLWWFDRLAGGDGGTPIPNHLIDGATPPEAVAGRAMVVRKLDMLPVECVVRGYLTGSGWAEYQASQTVCGIHLPDGLHNGDRLPAPIFTPAYKAPLGEHDENISFDRAVELLGAAHAEKVRALSLDIYDRAAATAEEHGLILADTKFEFGIAPDGTVTLADEVLTADSSRYWDAEAWRTGSTPAERMASFDKQIVRDWLSAHWAHAPGGSAQRASDASSGRGEGHAPGGSAQRASDASSGRGEAQQSEPPTLPAEIVERTAARYRELIARLMS; this is translated from the coding sequence ATGCTGGTGGTCGCCAGCGACCGCGTGAGTTCGTTCGATTACATGCTTGAGCCGCCGATTCCCGGCAAGGGCGAGCTGCTGACGACGCTGAGCCTGTGGTGGTTCGATCGCCTGGCCGGCGGCGACGGCGGAACGCCGATTCCCAATCACCTCATCGACGGCGCCACGCCGCCCGAGGCAGTGGCCGGACGCGCAATGGTCGTGCGCAAGCTCGACATGCTGCCGGTGGAGTGCGTCGTGCGCGGCTACCTCACCGGCTCGGGCTGGGCCGAGTATCAGGCGAGCCAGACCGTGTGCGGCATCCATCTGCCCGACGGGCTGCACAACGGCGACCGGCTGCCCGCGCCTATCTTCACTCCGGCGTACAAGGCGCCGCTCGGTGAGCACGATGAGAACATCTCTTTCGACCGCGCGGTCGAGCTGCTCGGCGCGGCGCACGCCGAGAAGGTGCGGGCGCTCTCGCTCGACATCTATGACCGCGCCGCCGCCACGGCCGAAGAACACGGGCTCATTCTCGCCGACACGAAGTTCGAGTTCGGCATCGCGCCGGATGGCACGGTGACGCTTGCCGACGAGGTGCTGACGGCGGACTCGTCGCGGTATTGGGATGCCGAAGCCTGGCGCACCGGCTCAACGCCGGCCGAGCGCATGGCAAGCTTCGACAAGCAGATCGTGCGCGACTGGCTTTCGGCCCACTGGGCCCACGCGCCCGGAGGCTCGGCGCAGCGCGCCAGCGATGCGTCGAGTGGGCGTGGGGAGGGCCACGCGCCCGGAGGCTCGGCGCAGCGCGCCAGCGATGCGTCGAGTGGACGTGGGGAGGCCCAGCAGAGCGAGCCCCCGACCCTGCCCGCAGAGATCGTCGAGCGCACCGCTGCCCGATACCGCGAGCTGATCGCACGCCTCATGTCCTGA
- a CDS encoding DUF2249 domain-containing protein translates to MSESEILDVRELIPAQRHVIIFEKYNALEPGHSYILVNDHDPKPLYYQFAAEHEGQFTWQYLEEGPTTWRVEIGRPEAA, encoded by the coding sequence ATGAGCGAGTCCGAAATCCTCGATGTCCGTGAACTGATCCCGGCGCAGCGCCATGTGATCATCTTCGAGAAGTACAACGCCCTCGAACCCGGGCACAGCTACATCCTCGTCAACGATCACGACCCGAAGCCGCTCTACTATCAGTTCGCCGCCGAGCACGAGGGCCAGTTCACCTGGCAGTACCTCGAAGAGGGCCCGACGACCTGGCGCGTCGAGATCGGACGCCCCGAGGCCGCTTGA
- a CDS encoding GntR family transcriptional regulator: MAVASKAEQAYLTLKERIMDGTFGPGRRLVIDQLGREFNISSVPWRESLRRLEAEGWVEIIPNVGAMVKTFDTDAWKHTMLLLARLEGFATSLSAQNLTSDDIAHARTLNTEMGDALANFDTGRFGQLNREFHELLCSRCEDARLNDMVISEWARAEVIRRSAFWYAPGRALASITEHESLIDLIEGGADAEMIETAARRHEIKTVDAVLKYDAERDGR; the protein is encoded by the coding sequence GTGGCGGTTGCGAGCAAGGCAGAACAGGCCTACCTGACCCTCAAAGAGCGCATCATGGACGGCACGTTCGGCCCCGGTCGGCGCCTGGTGATCGACCAGCTCGGCCGCGAGTTCAACATCAGCTCCGTGCCCTGGCGCGAGTCGTTGCGACGCCTTGAGGCCGAGGGCTGGGTCGAGATCATCCCGAATGTCGGCGCCATGGTCAAGACATTCGACACCGACGCCTGGAAGCACACCATGCTGCTGCTGGCCCGCCTGGAAGGCTTCGCCACCTCGCTGTCGGCCCAGAACCTCACCTCCGACGACATCGCGCACGCCCGCACCCTGAACACCGAGATGGGCGACGCCCTGGCCAACTTCGACACCGGCCGGTTCGGGCAGCTCAATCGCGAGTTCCACGAGCTGCTGTGTTCGCGGTGCGAAGACGCCCGCCTCAACGACATGGTCATCTCGGAGTGGGCGCGCGCCGAGGTCATCCGCCGCTCAGCGTTCTGGTACGCGCCCGGGCGCGCCCTCGCCTCGATCACCGAGCACGAGTCGCTCATCGACCTGATCGAGGGCGGCGCCGACGCCGAGATGATCGAGACCGCCGCGCGCCGGCACGAGATCAAGACGGTGGATGCCGTGCTCAAATACGACGCGGAGCGCGACGGACGCTGA
- a CDS encoding MFS transporter, which translates to MTDTSSAAPTAASTTSHGHQPRSPWPALWALVIGFFMILVDTTIVSVANPAIKAALDPNTNNLDNVVWVTSAYLLAYAVPLLITGRLGDRFGPKNVYLVGLAIFTLASLGCGLSTTLTTLIAFRAVQGLGAALLTPQTMAVITRTFPPNQRGAAMGLWGATSGVAMLVGPLAGGLLVDGLGWEWIFFINLPVGVVGFVLAMILVPKLPTHPHRFDIVGVFLSAAAMFFIVFGLQEGEKYDWGKIWGPITVWELIAVGVVLLGVFIWQQAKTRSEALVPLGLFRDRNFSVSNLGIAVVGFTVTSMTLPLMFFIQLARGLTPTQSALLMIPMAVLAGALSPFAGRLLDRIDSRLLLVPGVALFAGALFWYAALMNMDTPIWMFLLPSAVMGIGSAGVWGPLATTATRSLEPRQAGAGSGIYNTTRTIGSVLGSAAIAAFMQGRLEANLPGAADQAGGFGGSDQLPAVIAGPFGQAMAQAMLLPAIIMAVGVVVVLFMKDPRATTAAEWQHH; encoded by the coding sequence GTGACAGACACCAGTTCCGCGGCACCGACTGCGGCATCCACCACCTCGCACGGCCACCAGCCGCGCAGCCCGTGGCCGGCCCTGTGGGCCTTGGTCATCGGCTTCTTCATGATCCTGGTCGACACGACGATCGTCTCGGTGGCCAACCCGGCGATCAAAGCGGCGCTCGACCCGAACACCAACAATCTCGACAACGTCGTCTGGGTCACCAGCGCCTATCTGCTCGCGTACGCGGTGCCCCTGCTGATCACCGGACGCCTCGGCGACCGGTTCGGCCCCAAGAACGTGTATCTGGTGGGCCTCGCGATCTTCACCCTCGCCTCGCTCGGCTGCGGCCTGTCGACGACCCTCACCACGCTGATCGCCTTCCGCGCCGTGCAGGGCCTGGGCGCCGCGCTGCTGACGCCGCAGACGATGGCGGTGATCACCCGCACCTTCCCGCCGAACCAGCGGGGTGCGGCGATGGGCCTGTGGGGTGCCACCTCGGGCGTCGCCATGCTCGTCGGCCCGCTGGCCGGAGGCCTTCTCGTCGACGGCCTCGGCTGGGAATGGATCTTCTTCATCAACCTGCCAGTCGGTGTCGTCGGCTTCGTGCTGGCCATGATCCTCGTGCCCAAGCTGCCCACGCATCCGCACCGCTTCGACATCGTGGGTGTCTTCCTCTCGGCTGCGGCGATGTTCTTCATCGTGTTCGGTCTGCAAGAGGGTGAGAAGTACGACTGGGGCAAGATCTGGGGCCCCATCACCGTCTGGGAGCTCATCGCCGTCGGCGTCGTGCTGCTGGGCGTTTTCATCTGGCAGCAGGCCAAGACCCGCAGCGAGGCGCTTGTGCCGCTGGGCCTTTTCCGCGACCGCAACTTCTCGGTGTCGAACCTGGGGATCGCGGTGGTCGGGTTCACCGTGACGAGCATGACGCTGCCGCTGATGTTCTTCATCCAGCTGGCCCGTGGGCTGACCCCCACACAGTCGGCACTGCTGATGATCCCCATGGCGGTGCTGGCCGGTGCGCTCTCGCCCTTCGCGGGTCGGCTGCTGGACCGCATCGACTCGCGCCTGCTTCTCGTGCCCGGCGTCGCGCTGTTCGCCGGAGCGCTGTTCTGGTACGCCGCGCTGATGAACATGGACACCCCGATCTGGATGTTCCTGCTGCCTTCGGCGGTCATGGGCATCGGCAGCGCGGGGGTGTGGGGCCCGCTGGCGACGACGGCCACCCGCAGTCTCGAACCGCGTCAGGCCGGGGCCGGCTCAGGCATCTACAACACGACGCGCACGATCGGATCGGTGCTCGGCTCGGCCGCCATCGCCGCGTTCATGCAGGGTCGGCTCGAGGCGAACCTGCCGGGCGCTGCGGATCAGGCCGGTGGGTTCGGCGGGAGCGACCAGCTGCCGGCCGTCATCGCCGGACCGTTCGGTCAGGCCATGGCGCAGGCCATGCTTCTGCCGGCGATCATCATGGCTGTGGGCGTGGTCGTCGTGCTGTTCATGAAGGACCCGCGAGCGACGACAGCGGCGGAGTGGCAGCACCACTGA
- a CDS encoding anaerobic ribonucleoside-triphosphate reductase activating protein, whose product MTLRVAGLTRLSSVDWPEHLVATVFLQGCPWDCFYCHNPALIDPRAPGQLAWSDVLTFLRRRRGMLDGVVFSGGEPTLHAALEPAVDEVRALGFGVGLHTSGAYPRRLEKLLPRLDWVGLDIKATDDGYDHVVGRGGGADRAWRALELVLHEHARRAGSLSYEVRTTVHSDAIDEAGLCTLADRLADAGVGTWALQRFRTTGTREGMPRVDGPARPVDLGVVDAARFERVIIR is encoded by the coding sequence ATGACGCTGCGGGTGGCGGGACTGACCCGCCTCTCGTCGGTGGACTGGCCCGAGCACCTGGTGGCCACCGTGTTCCTGCAGGGCTGCCCGTGGGACTGCTTCTACTGCCACAACCCGGCGCTGATCGATCCGCGGGCGCCCGGGCAACTCGCCTGGAGCGACGTGCTCACGTTCCTGCGCAGACGACGCGGGATGCTGGACGGCGTCGTCTTCTCGGGCGGTGAGCCGACGCTGCACGCGGCGCTGGAACCGGCCGTCGACGAGGTGCGCGCGCTCGGGTTCGGCGTCGGGCTGCACACCTCGGGTGCGTACCCGCGCCGGCTCGAGAAGCTGTTGCCGCGCCTGGACTGGGTCGGGCTCGACATCAAGGCGACCGACGACGGCTACGACCACGTGGTGGGGCGCGGCGGCGGAGCCGACCGGGCATGGCGCGCGCTCGAGCTCGTGCTGCACGAGCATGCGCGCCGCGCCGGGTCGCTCTCGTACGAGGTGCGCACGACCGTGCACTCCGATGCGATCGACGAGGCCGGGCTCTGCACGCTCGCCGACCGGCTGGCCGACGCGGGGGTGGGCACGTGGGCGCTGCAGCGCTTTCGCACGACCGGCACGAGAGAGGGGATGCCGCGGGTCGACGGTCCCGCGCGCCCGGTCGACCTGGGTGTGGTGGACGCCGCCCGGTTCGAACGGGTGATCATCCGCTGA
- a CDS encoding LysR family transcriptional regulator: MELRHLRYFTAVVEAGSFSAAAQALHLAQPSLSVAIGKLEASVGVALLVRSPRGVEPTSAGRYLLDAAAGLLSTADDIVETLGRFGAGTTGRVSLAVVPTLLWHRLPRLLRAFAKAAPDVEVRLTDPPPWTAIDMLARRTVDVAMIMVDDGPRFAKRHRGQFDIVDGGDIPLVAALPPTETDTPDPLPLQAFEGHTLVLPQRTAAVPSLPEAVEDALRACHVTPGAVRTAETIQTSIPFIEAGTAWGILPDPDGASLGRFDLVTRPLHPAPRPLRSLVLVRPGAAQYPVIDRLLACLSSARAADPVR, encoded by the coding sequence ATGGAACTGCGGCACCTGCGGTACTTCACCGCCGTGGTCGAAGCGGGCTCATTCTCGGCCGCAGCGCAGGCCCTGCACCTGGCGCAGCCCTCGCTGAGCGTCGCTATCGGCAAGCTCGAGGCGTCCGTGGGCGTCGCCCTGCTCGTGCGCTCGCCGCGCGGGGTCGAGCCCACCAGTGCGGGGCGTTATCTGCTGGATGCCGCAGCCGGCCTGCTCTCAACCGCAGACGACATCGTCGAGACGCTCGGACGCTTCGGCGCGGGAACCACCGGTCGCGTTTCGCTCGCCGTCGTGCCCACGCTGCTGTGGCACCGGCTCCCCCGGCTGCTGCGGGCCTTCGCCAAGGCCGCACCCGATGTCGAGGTGCGCCTGACCGACCCGCCGCCGTGGACGGCGATCGACATGCTCGCCCGGCGAACGGTCGACGTCGCGATGATCATGGTCGACGATGGCCCACGGTTCGCGAAGCGACACCGGGGGCAGTTCGACATCGTCGACGGCGGTGACATTCCCCTCGTGGCGGCGCTGCCGCCCACCGAGACCGATACGCCCGACCCGCTGCCACTGCAGGCGTTCGAGGGCCACACTCTCGTGCTGCCGCAGCGCACGGCCGCGGTGCCCAGCCTGCCCGAGGCTGTCGAAGACGCGCTTCGCGCGTGCCACGTGACCCCCGGCGCCGTGCGCACCGCAGAAACGATCCAGACCAGCATCCCGTTCATCGAGGCAGGAACCGCCTGGGGCATCCTGCCCGACCCCGACGGCGCGAGTCTGGGGCGCTTCGACCTGGTCACCCGCCCGCTGCACCCCGCGCCCCGTCCGCTGCGCTCTCTCGTGCTCGTGCGCCCCGGCGCGGCGCAGTATCCCGTCATCGATCGCTTGCTCGCGTGCCTGTCGTCGGCCCGCGCAGCAGATCCTGTACGATGA
- a CDS encoding MarR family winged helix-turn-helix transcriptional regulator produces the protein MSTDGLAVTLRELAWVIHKRIPERAGVGPLPTTEVALLKQVIDGPGQTVGELSAALGLRQPNTSAALRVLTSRGLVVRSADAADRRTSRIHPTEEGRREHEAIAAAWAASVDDALDTLPESDRSALTNAAGALSALARAMHAAE, from the coding sequence ATGAGTACTGACGGGCTGGCGGTGACGCTCCGGGAGCTCGCCTGGGTCATCCACAAGCGCATCCCCGAACGGGCAGGTGTCGGCCCTCTGCCGACGACGGAGGTCGCCCTCCTCAAGCAGGTCATCGATGGGCCGGGGCAGACGGTCGGCGAGCTGTCGGCCGCCCTCGGGCTGCGGCAGCCGAACACCTCTGCCGCACTGCGCGTGCTGACCTCGCGCGGTCTCGTCGTGCGATCGGCGGATGCCGCGGATCGACGCACCAGCCGTATCCACCCGACCGAGGAGGGGCGTCGCGAGCACGAGGCGATAGCGGCCGCATGGGCCGCGTCGGTCGATGACGCGCTGGACACACTGCCCGAGTCCGACCGCTCGGCTTTGACGAATGCCGCAGGAGCCCTCTCAGCGCTCGCGCGCGCTATGCACGCGGCAGAGTGA